One stretch of Chaetodon auriga isolate fChaAug3 chromosome 18, fChaAug3.hap1, whole genome shotgun sequence DNA includes these proteins:
- the rfx6 gene encoding DNA-binding protein RFX6 — protein MPMKRSSESSARDGVFLIHSLTKTLCSSPEDTDFNKQTHFHQEDDSGIKSEAEDSNETPSSEEDQDLVDFNPDLTIKQSVSSSRKTISQIIKDKKKQTQLTLQWLEENYIVCEGVCLPRCILYAHYLDFCRKEKLEPACAATFGKTIRQKFPLLTTRRLGTRGHSKYHYYGIGIKESSAYYHSVYSGKGLTRFSGSKLKNEGGFTRKYSLSSKTGTLLPDFPNAQHLLLQGNISREKVDTLIMMYKTHCQCILDNAINVNFDEIQNFLLHFWQGMPDHLLPLLENPVIVDIFCVCDSILYKVLTDVLIPATMQEMPESLLADIRNFAKHWEHWLASSLENLPECLAAKKLPIARHFVSSLKRQTSFLHLAQIARPALFDQAVVTSMVLDIDNVDLSSISSQPLLSINATGDQDPDVYSEYNSITVFQELKELLRKNATVESFIEWLDSVVEHKVIKPGKQSGRSVKKRAQDFLLRWSFFGARVMHNLTLNNASSFGSFHLIRMLLDEYILLALETQFNNDKEQDLQNLLDKYMKNAGASKAAFMASPSSCFLANRNKASAANDQSVKNESAGEHTYMSLSTNQQQQSLEENPIIYQGTEAAGFTVSGGHMDFSQGSGPLMTPPISPAALVHRGSVINQGPMTGRPLTSSSSTTCSSSSSSCLSSISAMTQPTPCSSYPETLYPCLPHTSSSYFPPGGGSSASNYQPALRPQTQSQCLASAQSQASSLAYHLSRYPSFNDQHPNKDVFYSHHHPSAHHSSNSTNCPLTPYGSAVRPASGYSSGSDPAQSEQGLDAQTAAQILDSAEGFSFVGAGLNPTGGGCQGQTYSAAGHSGFYGSNSYLDSQRMTSLVDQHVSVISTVGSLRPFPSTYSEVHDPLNILDEPGRKTAGAYFTEAESGADHPLPSSGSAPCMFGVPSPFSSQEALLAQQRVPSSSDVQDLVSSLPPINTVFMGAGGVQ, from the exons ATGCCGATGAAACGCAGCAGTGAGAGTTCAGCCAGGGACGGCGTGTTTCTGATCCACTCTCTTACCAAGACTTTGTGCAGCTCACCGGAAGACACAGACtttaacaaacagacacattttcatcagGAGGATGATTCTGGGATTAAATCAG AAGCAGAGGACAGTAATGAGACACCGTCCTCTGAGGAAGACCAGGACCTGGTAGACTTTAACCCAGACCTGACCATCAAACAGagcgtctcctcctccaggaAGACCATCAGTCAGATCATCAAGGACAAGAAGAAGCAGACCCAGCTCACCCTGCAGTG GCTGGAGGAGAATTACATAGTGTGTGAAGGAGTGTGTCTGCCTCGGTGCATCCTCTACGCTCACTACCTGGACTTCTGCAGGAAAGAGAAACTGGAGCCGGCCTGTGCTGCGACCTTTGGAAAG ACGATTCGACAGAAGTTTCCTCTTCTAACAACGAGAAGACTCGGCACCAGAGGACACTCCAA ATATCATTACTATGGAATCGGCATCAAGGAGAGCAGCGCTTACTATCACTCTGTGTATTCTGGAAAAGGTTTGACCAG ATTTTCAGGGAGCAAGCTGAAGAACGAG GGAGGTTTCACCAGGAAATACTCTCTGAGCTCTAAAACCGGGACGCTGCTGCCGGACTTCCCCAACGCTCAGCACCTTCTGCTGCAGGGAAACATCTCCAGAGAAAAG GTGGACACTCTGATCATGATGtataaaacacactgtcagtGCATCCTGGACAACGCCATTAATGTCAACTTTGACGAG ATCCAGAATTTTCTGCTCCATTTTTGGCAGGGGATGCCCGACCacctgctgccgctgctggaAAACCCTGTGATCGTCGACATCTTCTGCGTCTGCGACTCCATCCTCTATAAG GTTTTAACAGATGTTCTGATTCCTGCCACCATGCAGGAGATGCCTGAAAG TCTGTTGGCAGATATCCGCAACTTTGCCAAACACTGGGAGCACTGGCTAGCCTCCTCCCTGGAGAACCTCCCAGAATGCCTTGCAGCTAAGAAGCTCCCCATAGCACGCCACTTTGTTTCCTCCCTGAAGAGACAGACGTCGTTCTTGCACCTGGCACAG ATAGCTCGTCCGGCGCTGTTTGACCAGGCCGTCGTGACCAGCATGGTGCTGGATATCGACAACGTGGACCTGAGCAGCATCAGCTCGCAGCCTCTGCTCAGCATCAACGCGACTGGAGACCAGGACCCCGACGTCTACTCTGAGT ATAACTCCATCACCGTCTTccaggagctgaaggagctgctgagaAAGAACGCCACCGTGGAGTCCTTCATCGAGTGGCTGGACTCTGTCGTGGAGCATAAAGTCATCAAG cCCGGAAAGCAGAGCGGCCGATCGGTGAAGAAGCGAGCTCAGGATTTCCTCCTCAGGTGGAGTTTCTTTGGAGCCAGAGTGATGCACAACCTCACACTCAACAACGCCTCCAGCTTTG GTTCCTTCCACCTGATCAGGATGCTGCTGGACGAATACATCCTGCTGGCTCTGGAGACTCAGTTCAACAACGACAAGGAGCAGGACCTGCAGAACCTGCTggacaaatacatgaaaaatgcaG GTGCGAGTAAAGCGGCGTTCATGGCCTCTCCCAGTTCCTGCTTCCTAGCAAATCGCAACAAAGCCAGCGCTGCTAATGACCAATCAGTGAAGAATGAGTCTGCGGGAGAACACACCTACATGTCTTTGTccaccaatcagcagcagcaaagtctGGAAGAGAACCCCATCATCTACCAGGGGACAGAAGCTGCTGGCTTCACAGTTTCAG GTGGTCACATGGACTTCTCTCAGGGCAGCGGCCCCCTCATGACGCCCCCTATCTCTCCGGCAGCATTAGTGCACCGAGGCTCCGTCATCAACCAGGGGCCCATGACGGGGAGGCCCCTGAcatcttcttcttccaccacctgttcctcctcctcttcctcctgcctgtcGTCGATCAGCGCCATGACTCAGCCCACCCCCTGCTCTTCATACCCGGAGACCCTGTACCCCTGCTTACCTCATACCAGCTCCAGCTACTTCCCACCAGGCGGCGGATCCTCAGCCTCAAACTACCAGCCTGCGCTCAG GCCTCAGACTCAGAGCCAGTGTCTGGCCTCGGCTCAGTCTCAGGCCTCATCGCTGGCCTACCATCTCTCTCGCTATCCCTCCTTCAACGACCAGCACCCCAATAAAGACGTGTTCTACAGTCATCACCACCCGTCAGCCCATCACTCATCTAACAGCACTAACTGCCCCCTGACGCCTTACGGCTCTGCAGTCCGACCCGCATCCGGCTACAGTTCAGGCTCAGATCCAGCTCAGTCCGAACAGGGACTGGACGCTCAGACGGCGGCCCAGATTCTGGACTCAGCAGAGGGGTTCAGCTTTGTGGGGGCTGGACTGAACCCCACGGGCGGTGGGTGTCAGGGACAGACGTACTCTGCTGCAGGACACAGCG GTTTTTATGGCAGCAACAGTTACCTGGACAGCCAGCGCATGACATCACTGGTGGACCAGCACGTGTCTGTCATCAGCACCGTCGGCAGTCTGCGTCCGTTCCCTTCGACGTACTCCGAAGTCCACGACCCGCTCAACATCCTGGACGAACCAGGACGGAAGACGGCCGGAGCGTATTTCACTGAGGCCGAATCTGGAGCAG ACCACCCCCTCCCCTCGTCAGGATCTGCCCCCTGCATGTTTGGAGTTCCCTCTCCGTTCTCCTCGCAGGAGGCGCTGCTCGCTCAGCAGCGAGTGCCGTCGTCCTCAGACGTGCAGGACCTGGTGTCCTCGCTGCCTCCCATCAACACGGTCTTCATGGGAGCAGGAGGAGTGCAATGA